A portion of the Gammaproteobacteria bacterium genome contains these proteins:
- the surE gene encoding 5'/3'-nucleotidase SurE — MKILISNDDGYLAPGIRCLAEFLSELGEITVVAPDRDRSAASNSLTLVNPLRANKADNGFIFVDGTPTDCVHLAITGLFSEEPDMVVAGINAGANLGDDVIYSGTVAAAMEGRFMGFPALAFSLVSSNPTHYETAGKAAQILVSRLAKSSLPADTILNVNVPDVPWSEIAGFQSTRLGHRHKSEAVVKMEDPRGRTIYWVGPAGAEQDAGPGTDFHAVKNSYISVTPIQVDLTRYSALQQTADWLSDIQIS, encoded by the coding sequence ATGAAAATTTTAATTAGTAATGATGATGGCTATCTGGCACCAGGCATCCGCTGCTTGGCTGAATTCTTGTCGGAGTTGGGTGAAATCACAGTCGTTGCACCTGATCGAGATCGCAGTGCTGCAAGTAACTCACTGACGTTAGTGAATCCACTTCGTGCCAATAAAGCGGATAATGGCTTTATTTTTGTGGATGGCACACCGACTGATTGTGTTCACTTGGCAATTACCGGGCTGTTCAGTGAAGAGCCGGATATGGTCGTGGCTGGCATTAATGCGGGCGCTAATCTGGGGGATGATGTTATCTATTCTGGAACCGTGGCTGCAGCAATGGAAGGGCGCTTTATGGGCTTTCCTGCACTGGCATTTTCATTGGTGAGCAGCAATCCAACACATTATGAAACGGCTGGAAAGGCAGCTCAAATTTTAGTCAGTCGTTTAGCTAAAAGTTCGTTGCCTGCAGATACAATATTGAATGTTAATGTGCCTGATGTTCCCTGGTCTGAAATTGCGGGTTTTCAATCAACGCGTTTGGGTCACCGTCATAAATCAGAAGCGGTTGTTAAAATGGAAGACCCTCGTGGCCGAACGATCTATTGGGTGGGGCCGGCAGGGGCTGAGCAGGATGCTGGGCCAGGCACCGATTTTCATGCAGTGAAAAACAGTTATATTTCAGTGACACCGATTCAAGTTGATTTGACCCGTTATAGTGCTTTGCAGCAGACAGCAGACTGGTTGTCTGATATTCAAATATCATGA
- a CDS encoding ammonium transporter, translated as MNNIFELQYALDTFYFLICGALVMWMAAGFAMLEAGLVRSKNTAEILTKNVALFAVACTMYLVCGYQIMYGGGYFLSGINGGETLVADALASSAESGFGGDSVYAKASDFFFQVVFVATAMSIVSGAVAERMKLWAFIFFAVVMTGVIYPLEGSWTWGGASVFGLYSLGDLGFSDFAGSGIVHMAGAAAALAGVILLGARKGKYAKDGTVNAIPGANLPMATLGMFILWMGWFGFNGGSVLKLGDIASANSVAMVFLNTNASAAGGVIGAMIVARLMFGKTDLTMILNGALAGLVAITAEPSTPTALQAMMIGAAGGVIVVFAILAFDKIKIDDPVGAISVHGVVGIWGLLVVPLTNDGASFVGQIVGGLTIFIWVFGASFITWFIIKAIMGIRVTEEEEYDGVDQSECGMEAYPEFTNK; from the coding sequence ATTAATAATATTTTTGAATTGCAATATGCACTGGATACCTTTTATTTCCTGATATGTGGTGCACTTGTTATGTGGATGGCGGCTGGCTTTGCAATGCTGGAAGCGGGTTTGGTTCGTTCTAAAAATACAGCAGAGATATTGACAAAAAATGTCGCCCTTTTTGCTGTGGCCTGTACGATGTATTTGGTCTGTGGTTATCAGATTATGTATGGCGGTGGCTATTTCCTTTCAGGTATTAACGGGGGTGAAACACTGGTTGCTGATGCGTTAGCTTCTTCGGCTGAAAGTGGTTTCGGTGGGGATTCAGTTTACGCCAAGGCTTCTGACTTTTTCTTTCAGGTGGTTTTTGTCGCGACGGCGATGTCTATTGTTTCTGGCGCGGTTGCTGAGCGTATGAAATTATGGGCATTTATTTTCTTCGCAGTAGTGATGACTGGTGTTATCTACCCACTAGAAGGCTCATGGACATGGGGCGGTGCTTCAGTTTTTGGTTTATACAGTCTTGGTGACTTAGGTTTCTCTGACTTTGCAGGTTCAGGCATTGTCCATATGGCGGGTGCAGCTGCGGCACTGGCGGGTGTTATTTTGCTGGGTGCACGTAAAGGTAAATATGCTAAAGATGGCACAGTGAATGCAATTCCTGGAGCGAACTTGCCAATGGCAACATTAGGTATGTTCATTTTATGGATGGGCTGGTTTGGTTTTAACGGTGGCTCTGTGCTGAAGTTAGGTGATATCGCCAGTGCTAATTCAGTTGCTATGGTCTTTTTGAATACAAATGCATCTGCAGCAGGTGGCGTGATCGGTGCGATGATTGTTGCGCGTTTGATGTTCGGTAAAACGGATTTGACCATGATTCTTAACGGTGCGCTTGCAGGTTTGGTTGCAATCACAGCCGAGCCTTCAACCCCGACTGCGCTTCAGGCTATGATGATTGGTGCTGCAGGTGGTGTGATTGTCGTCTTTGCAATTCTAGCTTTCGACAAGATTAAAATTGATGATCCAGTGGGTGCCATCTCGGTTCATGGTGTTGTAGGAATCTGGGGTTTACTGGTTGTGCCTTTGACTAATGACGGCGCAAGCTTTGTTGGACAAATTGTGGGTGGTTTGACTATCTTTATCTGGGTCTTCGGTGCGAGCTTTATTACATGGTTTATTATTAAAGCGATCATGGGCATTCGTGTCACTGAAGAAGAAGAGTACGATGGAGTGGATCAGAGTGAGTGTGGTATGGAAGCTTACCCTGAGTTTACTAACAAGTAA
- a CDS encoding peptidyl-prolyl cis-trans isomerase, whose product MFTNKGSITLELNQAKAPKTVKNFLRYAEQGFYNGTIFHRVIPGFMIQGGGFEVGMNKKETHPAITNEANNGLKNQIGTIAMARTGDPHSATAQFFINVGNNEEPLDHTSKTSSGWGYTVFGKVTEGMEIVKAIENTRTTSYKIYSDVPSSDIIIEKVEIIQ is encoded by the coding sequence ATGTTCACTAATAAAGGCTCCATTACTCTAGAGCTTAACCAGGCTAAGGCTCCAAAAACTGTGAAAAATTTTCTTCGTTATGCTGAGCAAGGCTTTTATAACGGCACAATTTTTCACCGGGTCATTCCTGGCTTTATGATTCAAGGGGGAGGATTTGAAGTGGGTATGAACAAAAAAGAGACTCACCCTGCGATTACAAATGAAGCCAATAATGGCCTGAAAAACCAAATTGGAACCATTGCCATGGCTCGAACAGGGGACCCTCACAGCGCCACAGCACAATTTTTTATTAACGTTGGTAACAATGAAGAACCATTAGACCATACCAGCAAAACCAGCTCTGGTTGGGGCTACACTGTTTTTGGCAAGGTGACAGAAGGTATGGAAATTGTAAAAGCAATTGAAAACACCCGCACCACAAGTTATAAAATATACAGCGATGTGCCCTCTTCAGATATCATTATTGAGAAAGTAGAAATCATTCAATAA
- a CDS encoding UDP-2,3-diacylglucosamine diphosphatase: MMPHTLFISDLHLSADQPQITKLFLSFLRYEAPHCESLYILGDLFEYWLGDDAVAPEHQIVLTALHQLAEQGTRLYVMHGNRDFLMGHYFETETGCQLINDPTLIDLYGTPTLLMHGDTLCSDDKEYLQFRNIVRHPQWQQDFLDKSIDERTSIANHYRSESRTQSSKKPEKIMDVNDATVTKIMAQHHTTQLIHGHTHRPAIHKNQTEQQESCRIVLGDWPTQGSFLRCDQQGCQLKVWSEA, encoded by the coding sequence ATGATGCCTCATACTCTGTTTATATCCGACCTTCACTTAAGTGCTGATCAACCGCAAATTACAAAGCTGTTCTTAAGCTTTTTGCGATATGAAGCACCTCATTGCGAATCACTCTACATTTTAGGTGATCTGTTTGAGTACTGGCTAGGTGATGATGCTGTGGCACCCGAACACCAAATTGTGCTCACCGCCCTGCATCAACTTGCCGAGCAAGGTACGCGACTCTATGTCATGCACGGTAATCGTGATTTTTTGATGGGGCATTATTTTGAAACAGAAACAGGCTGCCAACTGATCAATGATCCAACGCTCATTGATCTTTATGGTACGCCCACTCTATTAATGCACGGCGATACATTATGCAGTGATGATAAAGAGTACCTGCAATTTAGAAATATAGTGCGCCACCCACAGTGGCAACAAGACTTTCTTGATAAATCAATCGATGAGCGCACCTCAATTGCCAACCATTACCGCAGTGAAAGTCGCACTCAATCATCTAAAAAACCTGAAAAAATTATGGATGTAAACGATGCCACGGTAACAAAAATAATGGCTCAACATCATACAACACAACTCATTCATGGCCATACACATCGCCCCGCCATTCATAAGAATCAAACTGAACAACAAGAGTCATGCCGAATTGTATTAGGAGATTGGCCTACACAAGGTAGTTTTTTACGTTGCGACCAGCAAGGCTGTCAACTCAAGGTCTGGAGTGAAGCCTAA
- a CDS encoding peptidoglycan DD-metalloendopeptidase family protein, producing the protein MADAMNSFWIKIILLLPLLAGCGGFVYHKVELGDTLSHIGAKYGKNYKDIARWNNIAAPYVLREGERIRLTPPASGLFSDASQTIVKAKVAPPVSSVATSVVKKIKVVEPRKPSVKHEKILPKPQKHSVLPKDKSIKFTGWSWPTKGRVTKYFSFQNEKKGIEISGRVGQPVRATAAGRVIYSGSGLDKYYKNLIVIEHENNFLSTYGHNKSRLVKEGDYVAGGESVAEMGTSSTGGALLYFEIRKNGKPVNPLNYLSKKQ; encoded by the coding sequence ATGGCCGATGCAATGAACTCTTTCTGGATCAAAATTATACTGCTGTTGCCTTTGCTGGCGGGGTGTGGTGGTTTTGTATATCACAAGGTCGAGCTAGGCGATACACTCTCTCATATTGGGGCAAAATATGGTAAAAATTACAAAGATATTGCACGTTGGAATAATATTGCAGCGCCGTATGTTTTAAGGGAAGGTGAAAGGATACGATTGACCCCGCCGGCATCAGGTCTATTTTCTGATGCTTCGCAAACCATTGTAAAGGCCAAGGTTGCACCGCCAGTGAGCTCAGTGGCGACTTCTGTTGTTAAAAAAATCAAAGTCGTCGAGCCACGAAAGCCTTCTGTAAAACATGAAAAAATTCTACCTAAACCTCAAAAACATTCAGTTTTACCTAAGGATAAATCAATTAAGTTTACGGGGTGGTCATGGCCTACAAAGGGGCGTGTGACGAAGTATTTTTCATTTCAAAATGAAAAAAAAGGGATCGAAATCAGTGGCCGAGTGGGCCAGCCCGTTCGAGCGACGGCGGCTGGAAGAGTGATCTATAGTGGTAGTGGTTTAGATAAGTATTATAAAAATCTGATTGTTATTGAACATGAGAACAACTTTTTAAGTACCTACGGACATAATAAAAGCCGCCTGGTAAAAGAGGGTGATTATGTGGCAGGTGGTGAATCTGTGGCGGAGATGGGTACATCCAGCACTGGGGGGGCATTGCTCTACTTTGAAATAAGGAAAAATGGAAAGCCAGTTAATCCGCTGAACTAT
- a CDS encoding N-acetylmuramoyl-L-alanine amidase yields the protein MLFIDENGWVDNPKINKEHRPAIEHSSIVAINAVVLHRTNTGTATSVLNAWETQKEGTHFLISERGEIFQTASLKKQCWHVGKLYSKCRTVSSCSKEDAKTIEDILHKKNTNWGKKFRLVTRHELKKDYPIRFPHNHDSFGIEIVGVYSKDKSAYPAPNELQLDPLFWLLDEIISIHSLSIKDIYAHGEIAHKDRKKTEGAAALKAYAIHKQEK from the coding sequence GTGTTATTTATAGATGAAAATGGATGGGTTGATAATCCAAAAATAAATAAAGAGCACCGTCCTGCCATAGAGCATTCGTCTATCGTCGCAATTAATGCTGTGGTATTGCACCGTACAAATACTGGGACTGCAACCTCAGTTTTAAATGCGTGGGAAACACAAAAAGAAGGCACACACTTCTTAATATCAGAGAGAGGTGAAATTTTTCAAACTGCAAGTCTAAAAAAGCAGTGTTGGCATGTTGGCAAGCTTTATTCTAAATGTAGAACTGTGTCATCTTGTAGCAAAGAAGATGCCAAAACAATAGAAGATATACTTCATAAAAAGAATACAAATTGGGGCAAAAAATTTAGGTTGGTTACAAGGCACGAACTAAAAAAAGATTATCCAATTAGATTCCCTCATAACCATGACTCATTTGGGATTGAGATTGTTGGTGTTTATTCGAAAGATAAGAGTGCTTATCCGGCACCTAATGAACTTCAGCTCGATCCGCTTTTTTGGTTACTTGACGAAATCATTTCAATCCACAGTCTTTCCATCAAGGATATTTATGCGCATGGAGAAATTGCACATAAGGATAGAAAAAAAACCGAAGGCGCAGCTGCACTGAAAGCTTACGCAATACACAAACAGGAAAAATAG
- a CDS encoding P-II family nitrogen regulator, with protein MKLVTAIIKPFKLDDVREALSEVGVQGITVTEVKGFGRQKGHTELYRGAEYVVDFLPKVKLELVIDGSLVDQAIEAITKAAQTGKIGDGKIFVQTIEQAVRIRTGETGCDAL; from the coding sequence ATGAAATTAGTAACAGCAATTATTAAACCGTTTAAATTAGATGATGTGCGTGAAGCACTTTCTGAGGTTGGCGTACAGGGAATTACGGTCACGGAAGTTAAAGGTTTTGGTCGGCAAAAAGGGCATACAGAACTGTATCGTGGTGCAGAATATGTGGTGGATTTTCTACCAAAAGTAAAGCTTGAACTTGTCATTGATGGGTCGTTAGTGGATCAAGCAATTGAAGCGATCACTAAAGCAGCTCAAACCGGAAAAATTGGTGATGGCAAAATTTTTGTACAAACAATTGAGCAAGCTGTGCGTATTCGTACGGGTGAAACTGGTTGTGATGCCTTGTAA
- a CDS encoding accessory factor UbiK family protein → MIDTKLLDDLARNLSKLTPSGIGAIQKDLEHNFRTILQSTFSKLNLVSREEFDVQSEVLARTRAKLEILEKQVKELETK, encoded by the coding sequence ATGATTGATACAAAATTACTGGATGATCTGGCACGTAACCTCTCAAAACTCACCCCTTCTGGCATCGGTGCAATACAAAAAGATTTAGAGCATAATTTTCGTACAATTTTACAAAGCACTTTTTCCAAGCTTAATCTCGTCAGTCGCGAAGAATTTGATGTGCAGAGCGAAGTACTGGCACGCACTCGTGCCAAGCTTGAGATATTAGAAAAACAGGTCAAAGAACTGGAAACAAAATAA
- the eno gene encoding phosphopyruvate hydratase gives MSQIADIRGREILDSRGNPTVEADVILTSGVIGRAAVPSGASTGSREAVELRDGDAARYGGKGVQKAVAAVNGELRDALKGKSVMDQAALDQVLIDLDGTPSKARLGANALLAVSLAASRAAAQESGEPLYRHLNKNGKYSMPVPMMNVINGGAHADNSVDMQEFMIVPVGAPSLTEAVRYGAEVFHALKKVLSDKGLNTAVGDEGGFAPDLPSNEAAIEVILEAITNAGYKAGEDICIALDPAASEFYKNGKYELESEGKSLTSAEMVEYFAAWVEKYPIVSIEDGMDEGDWDGWALLSKRVGDRVQLVGDDLFVTNTSILKEGIDKKIGNSILIKVNQIGTLTESIAAIEMAQNAGYTAVVSHRSGETEDSFIADLAVATSAGQIKTGSLSRSDRIAKYNQLIRIEEALGDQAGYPGKSVFKR, from the coding sequence ATGTCACAAATTGCGGATATCCGTGGGCGCGAAATTTTGGATTCTCGTGGAAACCCAACTGTTGAGGCCGATGTTATTTTAACATCAGGTGTTATAGGTCGTGCAGCGGTACCTTCAGGCGCATCAACGGGTTCACGTGAAGCGGTTGAATTGCGCGATGGTGATGCTGCAAGATATGGTGGTAAAGGTGTACAGAAAGCCGTTGCAGCTGTAAACGGTGAGTTGCGTGATGCCCTGAAAGGCAAAAGTGTGATGGATCAAGCCGCACTTGATCAGGTTCTTATTGATCTGGATGGAACGCCAAGCAAAGCTCGCCTCGGTGCAAATGCATTATTGGCAGTTTCTCTTGCAGCTTCGCGTGCAGCGGCGCAGGAAAGTGGTGAGCCACTCTATCGTCATTTGAATAAAAATGGAAAATATTCCATGCCAGTGCCTATGATGAATGTCATCAATGGGGGAGCGCATGCAGATAACAGCGTTGATATGCAGGAGTTTATGATCGTTCCTGTGGGCGCGCCAAGCCTGACTGAGGCGGTGCGTTATGGTGCTGAAGTGTTTCATGCATTGAAAAAAGTGTTGAGTGATAAAGGTTTAAATACTGCTGTGGGTGATGAAGGTGGATTTGCTCCAGATCTTCCTTCAAATGAAGCTGCCATTGAAGTGATTCTGGAAGCCATTACCAATGCCGGTTATAAAGCGGGTGAGGATATTTGTATCGCACTTGACCCAGCAGCTTCTGAGTTCTATAAAAATGGTAAATATGAGTTGGAGTCTGAAGGGAAATCACTGACATCGGCCGAAATGGTTGAGTATTTTGCCGCTTGGGTTGAAAAATATCCGATTGTATCCATTGAAGATGGCATGGATGAAGGTGATTGGGACGGCTGGGCGCTGTTGAGTAAACGTGTTGGTGATCGTGTGCAATTGGTGGGCGATGATCTTTTTGTGACTAATACTTCTATTTTGAAAGAAGGAATTGATAAAAAAATTGGCAATTCAATTTTGATCAAAGTAAACCAGATTGGTACATTGACTGAGTCAATTGCTGCGATTGAGATGGCGCAAAATGCAGGTTATACCGCTGTGGTTTCTCATCGTTCAGGTGAAACAGAAGATAGTTTTATTGCCGATCTGGCGGTTGCCACATCAGCAGGACAGATCAAAACAGGTTCGTTGTCTCGCTCTGATCGTATTGCAAAATATAATCAGCTGATTCGTATTGAAGAAGCTTTGGGGGATCAAGCCGGTTACCCAGGAAAGAGTGTGTTTAAACGCTAA
- a CDS encoding DedA family protein: protein MRIFSYFYDKSLKWAEHRHAPYYLGGLSFAESSFFPIPPDVMLAPMALARRNRAWFYALLTTVASVLGGIFGYVLGFYGMEAIEPILQNHGYWDKYLTAQDWFAEWGFLAILIAGFSPVPYKVFTISAGAAAMSFLPFVIASLIGRGARFFLVAGLIWWGGERMEKTIRSNVDRIGWFLVAVIVVAYFLLRG from the coding sequence GTGCGCATTTTTTCTTATTTTTACGATAAATCTTTAAAGTGGGCGGAGCATCGTCATGCCCCCTATTATTTGGGAGGGCTCAGCTTTGCTGAATCCTCTTTTTTTCCAATTCCACCCGATGTCATGCTGGCACCCATGGCTTTGGCGCGCCGTAACAGAGCCTGGTTTTATGCGCTACTGACAACCGTTGCATCTGTTTTAGGTGGGATTTTTGGCTATGTTCTTGGCTTTTATGGGATGGAAGCGATTGAGCCAATTTTACAAAATCACGGTTACTGGGATAAATATTTAACCGCTCAGGACTGGTTTGCAGAGTGGGGGTTTTTGGCGATTCTTATTGCTGGGTTTTCTCCAGTTCCCTATAAAGTTTTTACCATCTCTGCAGGTGCGGCTGCGATGAGTTTTTTACCCTTTGTGATTGCATCACTCATTGGTCGTGGGGCTCGCTTCTTCTTAGTGGCTGGGCTTATTTGGTGGGGCGGAGAACGTATGGAAAAAACGATACGCTCAAACGTTGATCGTATTGGCTGGTTTCTGGTTGCTGTCATTGTTGTTGCCTACTTTCTTCTCAGAGGTTAA
- a CDS encoding protein-L-isoaspartate(D-aspartate) O-methyltransferase yields the protein MTSRRTRLRLIDHLREAGIKNEVVLAVMLEIPRHIFMGEALASRAYENTALPIGYGQTISQPYIVARMTEALLSGGALGNVLEIGTGSGYQAAILARLVKTVYTVERISALFYEASKRFKELGLDNIKIQNSDGYDGWQAHAPFDGIIATAAPFEVPSMLLDQLADGGRLVIPIGDHSRQVLKLITRQGDQFKEESLEMVSFVPMVPGGR from the coding sequence ATGACCTCTCGGCGTACTCGTCTCAGATTAATAGATCACCTGAGAGAAGCCGGCATTAAAAATGAAGTGGTCTTAGCTGTGATGCTTGAGATACCGCGGCATATATTTATGGGTGAAGCACTGGCAAGCCGTGCTTATGAAAATACGGCATTACCGATCGGTTATGGCCAAACAATTTCCCAGCCCTATATTGTCGCACGTATGACGGAAGCGCTTTTATCTGGTGGGGCGCTGGGTAATGTGTTGGAAATTGGTACAGGGTCAGGATATCAAGCAGCAATATTGGCTCGATTGGTAAAAACCGTTTACACAGTGGAGCGTATTTCCGCACTATTTTATGAAGCAAGCAAGCGCTTTAAAGAACTCGGGCTGGATAATATCAAAATTCAAAACAGTGATGGTTATGATGGCTGGCAAGCACACGCTCCATTTGATGGGATTATCGCAACAGCTGCGCCATTTGAAGTGCCGAGCATGCTTTTAGATCAATTGGCTGATGGTGGGCGCTTAGTTATTCCTATTGGTGATCACTCTCGTCAAGTTTTAAAATTAATTACTCGCCAGGGAGATCAATTCAAGGAAGAGTCGCTTGAAATGGTGAGTTTTGTACCAATGGTGCCTGGAGGGCGTTAG